A region of Moorena producens PAL-8-15-08-1 DNA encodes the following proteins:
- a CDS encoding RNA-guided endonuclease InsQ/TnpB family protein, which yields MKARYQYRFYPTNQQKSNLARLFGCVRVVWNDALAICKKSEKILKSGELQKLVITQAKKTEERKWLSEVSVVPLQQSVADLGVAYKNLFDSHKGKRKGRKVRPPRFKKKTNKQTARLTRRGFSIQGNGVYLAKIGVVKPIWSRELPSDPSSVTIIKDCAGNYFLSFVVDVEPVQVDAKNQSIGIDLGIKTFAVMSDGSEVSSPDYSKLDRKLRKAQKKFAKQPKGSNRKEVTRLRIAKINNEIANKRKDFLHKLSTKTVIENKVIVLEDLNVSGMIKNRKLARSISQQGWAEFRTLCEAKSDKYERDFRVISRCEPTSQICSDCGFKWGKLDLSVRSVLCLSCGTEQDRDINAARNIEKVGMGHRHDYKRARRDGKTVETVGHAGHVRQHSPMICQESPLISGR from the coding sequence GTGAAAGCCAGGTACCAGTATCGTTTCTATCCAACTAACCAACAGAAAAGCAACCTAGCCAGGTTATTTGGCTGTGTCCGGGTTGTTTGGAACGATGCTCTGGCTATTTGCAAAAAATCAGAGAAAATTCTTAAATCAGGGGAATTGCAAAAACTAGTAATTACCCAGGCAAAGAAAACAGAGGAAAGAAAATGGCTGTCCGAGGTTTCTGTAGTCCCATTGCAGCAGTCTGTGGCTGATTTGGGAGTTGCTTATAAAAACCTCTTCGACTCTCATAAAGGAAAGCGAAAAGGCCGCAAAGTTAGACCTCCAAGATTTAAAAAGAAGACTAACAAGCAAACAGCCAGATTAACTCGTAGAGGATTTTCCATCCAGGGTAATGGTGTTTATTTAGCAAAGATTGGAGTAGTCAAGCCTATATGGTCTAGAGAGTTGCCGTCAGACCCAAGCTCTGTAACTATAATAAAGGATTGTGCAGGTAATTATTTTCTAAGTTTTGTCGTAGATGTTGAACCTGTTCAAGTCGATGCTAAAAACCAAAGTATCGGGATCGACCTAGGAATCAAAACATTTGCCGTAATGAGCGATGGGAGTGAAGTAAGTAGTCCTGATTATTCAAAGCTTGATCGCAAGTTAAGAAAAGCTCAGAAGAAGTTTGCTAAGCAACCTAAGGGGTCGAACCGTAAAGAGGTGACTCGCCTGCGAATTGCCAAAATAAATAACGAGATAGCTAACAAGAGGAAAGACTTTCTGCATAAATTATCGACTAAGACTGTTATCGAAAACAAAGTAATAGTCTTGGAAGATCTGAACGTATCAGGAATGATCAAGAATCGAAAGTTAGCTAGATCCATAAGTCAGCAAGGATGGGCTGAATTTAGGACTCTTTGTGAGGCTAAATCAGACAAGTATGAAAGAGACTTCAGGGTAATCAGCCGCTGTGAACCTACTAGTCAAATTTGCTCTGATTGTGGATTCAAATGGGGAAAACTCGATTTGTCTGTGCGTTCAGTACTTTGTTTGAGTTGCGGGACTGAACAGGACAGAGATATAAACGCTGCGAGAAACATAGAGAAAGTCGGCATGGGGCATCGGCACGACTATAAACGGGCAAGGAGGGATGGTAAGACTGTTGAGACCGTAGGTCACGCGGGCCACGTTCGGCAGCACAGCCCGATGATATGTCAAGAATCACCGCTCATAAGCGGGCGGTGA
- a CDS encoding HlyD family efflux transporter periplasmic adaptor subunit — protein sequence MANTIAASQTELQDRIAVNQQRIADIDSQLGKQIVENDKRIAEIDSQISQIKQNLKYHEIKAPVAGKVFELKARPGFVTTSSETILEIVPNDELIAEVYITNKDRGFVKEGMEVDVRIDSFNFSEFGDIKGKLISIGADALEPDQIYPYYRFPAKIALKQQFIDIKGNSVPLASGMSVTVNIKERKRRVITIFTGFLTKKLDSLKGTK from the coding sequence TTGGCGAATACCATTGCGGCTTCTCAAACTGAGCTACAGGATCGGATTGCTGTGAATCAACAACGGATTGCGGATATCGATAGTCAGCTCGGTAAGCAAATTGTAGAAAATGATAAACGGATAGCGGAAATTGATAGTCAAATTAGTCAAATCAAGCAAAATTTGAAGTATCACGAAATCAAAGCTCCCGTAGCTGGGAAAGTTTTTGAGCTAAAGGCTCGCCCAGGCTTTGTGACAACTAGTAGCGAAACTATTCTGGAAATTGTGCCGAATGATGAGCTAATTGCTGAAGTTTATATCACCAATAAAGACCGGGGTTTTGTAAAAGAAGGGATGGAAGTCGATGTCAGAATTGATTCCTTTAATTTTAGTGAGTTTGGTGATATCAAAGGTAAATTAATTTCCATTGGAGCCGATGCTTTAGAGCCCGATCAGATTTATCCTTATTACCGTTTTCCTGCCAAAATTGCCCTAAAACAGCAGTTTATCGATATTAAAGGCAACTCAGTTCCCCTAGCATCAGGGATGTCGGTAACTGTGAATATTAAGGAGAGAAAGCGTCGAGTGATTACTATCTTTACTGGCTTTTTAACCAAGAAGTTGGATAGTTTGAAGGGGACTAAATAG
- a CDS encoding peptidylprolyl isomerase: protein MNEIIKVANQTITASEIIPLLRRYLLLPQLFREIIIDHAIAEISCTPEEQTSAEERFYGKHKLTDDKARQAWCENHQITLNQLKTLATRELKLEKFQQQTWGHRLESYFLERKQQLDQVSYSLIRLKDKGVARELYYRLEDGEQSFAEIARQYSQGPEAQSGGLIGLMPMTMPHPQIARILKLSQPGQLWTPTQIGEWIVIVRLEKLIPAQLDQAMRQRLLKELFNRWLGEQLQQFIEQGNSGSGNRE, encoded by the coding sequence ATGAACGAAATTATAAAAGTTGCTAACCAAACTATTACAGCATCAGAAATTATCCCCCTGCTGAGACGATACCTTTTGCTGCCTCAGCTATTCCGGGAAATTATTATTGACCATGCGATCGCTGAGATCAGCTGCACCCCAGAAGAGCAAACTAGTGCTGAAGAGCGGTTTTATGGCAAACATAAGCTCACGGATGACAAAGCACGTCAGGCTTGGTGTGAGAATCATCAGATCACTCTAAACCAATTAAAAACCTTGGCAACCCGTGAGCTAAAACTTGAAAAATTCCAACAACAAACCTGGGGTCATCGACTAGAATCTTACTTTCTGGAGCGCAAACAGCAGCTCGATCAGGTTAGTTATTCCTTGATTCGCCTTAAGGATAAAGGTGTTGCTCGGGAACTGTATTATCGGCTGGAGGATGGAGAGCAATCCTTTGCTGAAATAGCACGGCAATATTCCCAAGGACCAGAAGCTCAAAGTGGAGGATTAATTGGTCTTATGCCCATGACTATGCCCCACCCTCAGATTGCTCGGATCCTGAAACTGAGTCAGCCTGGTCAGTTGTGGACACCAACACAAATAGGGGAGTGGATCGTGATTGTGCGCCTAGAAAAATTAATTCCAGCCCAGTTAGACCAAGCTATGCGTCAGCGACTGCTGAAGGAATTGTTTAATAGATGGCTCGGTGAGCAATTACAACAATTTATAGAACAAGGGAACAGCGGATCTGGGAATAGGGAATAG
- a CDS encoding beta strand repeat-containing protein, with amino-acid sequence MSNTFIPTGETLTEPVVLPGVGDSLSVFGTLDVDGSAVDITGTNASIFNAETGTIDGSFNGVNFVNGGVSSGTLTNQGLITSDSRPVNIGGQNIKVDNLAQIISSASPRDGVVYADQTATSYDIFNGPDALIDVGEGNDGDAISLQLGANVTGSVVNQGTVIGRGVPVGNNQATAIRLRQGTDIGGADVSVFNGDIVNEGTLISETDSGILIESGVELNGTIVNNGTIDGAFNGVSFANGGTSSGALQNFGTITSASRAVNIGGQDISLQNFGEILTSASPRDGVVYTDQSALSYSIVNESSGLIDVGEGNDGDAISLQLGADVTGSVINRGTVIGRGVPVGNNRATAVRLRQGTNTDLSVFNGDIVNEGTLTSETDAAVLIEDGVELNGDIINRGTINGGVVAGSPQVGIDAQGAEGDVTVVNQGTINGDVLLSAGNDTYDGIAGTVNGTVFGNEGNDTLIGGSANDVLNGGVGNDLLTGNSGADIFAFGSEIFQDGLQDFDQITDFEAGDAFDFADEFLGNISFGRETVSGQEAVVAILGGEDNLTVFGNLDAAEQAFNAFV; translated from the coding sequence ATGTCAAACACTTTTATTCCCACTGGAGAAACTCTAACCGAGCCCGTAGTACTACCCGGAGTAGGGGATTCTTTAAGCGTATTCGGTACATTGGATGTTGATGGTAGTGCTGTTGATATCACGGGCACTAATGCCAGCATCTTTAACGCAGAGACAGGGACAATTGATGGTAGCTTCAACGGTGTCAACTTCGTTAATGGTGGTGTCTCTTCTGGCACATTAACCAACCAAGGCTTGATTACCAGTGATAGTCGTCCCGTCAACATCGGTGGTCAGAACATCAAGGTTGATAACTTAGCCCAGATTATCTCCTCTGCAAGTCCGAGGGATGGTGTCGTTTACGCTGACCAGACCGCTACATCCTATGATATTTTCAACGGTCCTGATGCTCTAATCGATGTCGGTGAGGGGAATGATGGAGATGCCATTTCTCTACAACTCGGTGCTAATGTCACAGGCAGTGTGGTTAATCAAGGTACGGTGATCGGACGTGGTGTGCCGGTGGGTAACAACCAAGCTACTGCGATTCGCCTCAGACAGGGTACTGACATCGGAGGAGCGGATGTCTCAGTCTTCAATGGTGATATTGTCAATGAAGGCACGTTGATCTCAGAAACTGACAGTGGTATCCTGATTGAGTCGGGAGTCGAACTCAACGGTACAATCGTTAATAACGGTACAATTGATGGTGCTTTCAACGGCGTTAGCTTTGCCAATGGCGGTACCTCTTCTGGGGCGCTGCAAAATTTCGGTACTATCACTAGTGCTAGTCGTGCCGTAAATATCGGTGGTCAAGATATTAGCCTTCAAAACTTCGGTGAGATTCTCACCTCTGCCAGTCCCCGGGATGGTGTCGTTTACACTGACCAGAGTGCGCTTTCCTACTCGATTGTCAACGAAAGTAGTGGTCTGATCGATGTGGGTGAAGGCAATGATGGAGATGCCATTTCTCTACAACTCGGTGCTGATGTCACAGGTAGCGTAATTAATCGGGGTACGGTGATCGGACGTGGTGTGCCGGTGGGCAACAACCGAGCAACTGCTGTTCGCCTCAGACAGGGTACTAATACTGACCTCTCAGTCTTCAATGGTGATATTGTCAATGAAGGCACCTTGACCTCAGAAACTGATGCGGCAGTACTGATTGAGGACGGAGTCGAACTCAACGGCGACATCATTAACAGGGGCACTATCAACGGTGGTGTTGTTGCAGGCAGCCCTCAGGTCGGTATTGATGCTCAGGGTGCTGAGGGTGACGTCACTGTTGTTAACCAAGGTACTATCAACGGCGATGTTCTACTCAGTGCTGGTAATGATACCTATGATGGTATCGCAGGCACTGTTAACGGTACTGTTTTCGGTAATGAGGGCAATGATACTCTCATTGGTGGTAGCGCTAATGATGTGTTGAACGGAGGCGTTGGCAATGACTTGTTAACTGGCAATTCAGGTGCAGACATCTTCGCCTTCGGCAGTGAAATCTTCCAAGACGGTCTCCAGGACTTTGACCAAATCACTGACTTTGAGGCCGGTGATGCCTTTGATTTCGCTGATGAGTTCTTGGGCAATATTAGTTTCGGTCGCGAAACAGTTAGTGGTCAAGAAGCCGTAGTAGCAATCCTTGGCGGCGAGGATAATCTGACTGTATTCGGTAATCTCGATGCTGCTGAGCAGGCATTTAATGCATTTGTGTAA
- a CDS encoding plasmid mobilization protein: MKTIKMTIRLTEYEKKKLAQEAEKRGMNQSEVLRSLIARFPDPKDSV; encoded by the coding sequence ATGAAAACTATAAAAATGACAATCCGTTTAACCGAATACGAAAAGAAAAAATTAGCACAAGAGGCAGAGAAGAGAGGAATGAACCAATCTGAGGTACTTAGAAGTTTAATAGCTCGCTTTCCCGATCCCAAGGACTCTGTGTAA
- a CDS encoding filamentous hemagglutinin N-terminal domain-containing protein: protein MTPRIDRLLQASPFVLCSLLGATTALGQITPDNTLGNERSVVTPNVNINGALADLIEGGAIRESNLFHSFSDFNVAEFGRVYFANPAGVANILSRVTGTNVSNILGTLGVLGNANLFLINPNGIVFGSNSRLELGGSFFGSTADSVLFDDGTVFSAKNPNDKPLLTINIPSGLQYGSNPGSITNQSFFGLEVPNGQTLGLIGGEVTIPNGALGASDGRIELGSVGANGVVNLTPTNSSFVLDYSAVQEFKDISLSDFAFVTTSGAGGGSIQVQGANVSLRDRSLVFANTEGGASGGGIVVKASQLSLEGASRIFGNVLGSGQGGDLTVDATESVRVVGAPDAPSILGANVFRGATGKGGDISITTGELIVSDGASVSTTTAGEGDGGNLTVDADSTVQVIGTSADGRFASNLSSSTNPGSKGNAGELNITTGELIVKDGAFVSTSTSGEGDGGNLTVDADSTVELSSDLLAQANAGSKGNGGDISITTDQLIVKDGAFVSTTTRGEGDAGNVTVDASSTVQLIGTSADGQFASSFLTQTLGKGKAGDVSITTGELIVKDGARVSASTFGEGDGGDINVNASSTVELSSDLLAQANEGSKGNGGDISITTDQLIVKDGGEVNTISVGEGNAGNLTVNADSTVQLIGTSADGQIPSGLSSQTQGKGNAGNLSITTGELIVSDGAQVSASTFGEGNGGNLTVDADSTVQVIGTSADGQISSGLFTQTNRGSKGNAGNLSITTGELIVSDGAFVSAETFGEGDGGELNITTGELIVSDGAQVGAATLGEGNGGNLTVDADSTVQVIGTSADGQIPSGLFTSTEGTGNAGDLLKITTGKLIISDGAVVSAQSIQPGSSAGTVDINANSIFLNNDGRITAETAGGEKGNIILEARDIRLLNRSLILTNADNTDGGNITIDTDTLVGLGNSDITANAEEGSGGRVEIKAQGIFGLEFRDRPTPDNDITATSNRGPLFNGQVILNVPQLDPTSGLNELPGILVDAEAILANDLCGFENNRIAGGSSFFITGKGGLPPTPEDPVINAHRTVGWRTRPGLASTRKQPLHQQPKAKSHESPSVRPRQDKKVIIEAQGWVIAKDGTIILTAQPFNGTPVDQILPHLDCHSGAGSRE, encoded by the coding sequence ATGACACCTCGGATTGACCGACTTCTGCAAGCAAGTCCTTTTGTTCTGTGTTCTCTACTGGGTGCAACTACGGCATTAGGACAAATTACCCCAGATAATACCCTGGGAAATGAAAGGTCTGTAGTCACTCCGAATGTCAATATTAACGGTGCCCTGGCAGATTTGATAGAAGGTGGTGCGATTAGAGAAAGTAATCTATTCCACAGCTTTTCTGATTTCAATGTGGCCGAGTTTGGGCGAGTTTATTTTGCGAATCCTGCTGGAGTTGCCAACATCCTGAGTCGGGTAACGGGAACTAATGTTTCCAATATTTTAGGAACTCTAGGAGTATTGGGTAATGCTAATTTATTTTTGATCAATCCCAACGGTATTGTCTTCGGTTCCAATAGCAGACTCGAGCTGGGAGGCTCATTTTTTGGGAGTACTGCTGATAGTGTGTTGTTTGATGATGGGACAGTTTTCAGTGCAAAAAATCCCAATGATAAACCGTTATTAACGATTAATATTCCCTCTGGGTTGCAATATGGCTCAAATCCCGGAAGTATTACTAATCAGTCTTTTTTTGGGCTTGAGGTACCAAATGGTCAAACCTTAGGATTAATTGGTGGTGAGGTTACTATTCCTAATGGCGCTCTAGGTGCATCGGATGGACGGATTGAGCTGGGGAGTGTTGGTGCTAATGGTGTGGTGAACCTGACCCCAACGAATAGCAGTTTTGTGTTGGATTATTCAGCAGTTCAAGAGTTTAAGGATATTAGTTTGTCCGACTTTGCTTTTGTCACTACCAGTGGGGCAGGTGGTGGGAGTATCCAGGTGCAGGGGGCTAATGTGAGTTTACGCGATCGCTCTTTGGTTTTTGCGAATACCGAAGGAGGTGCCAGTGGTGGTGGCATAGTTGTTAAGGCTTCTCAGTTGAGTCTTGAGGGTGCTTCTAGGATATTTGGGAATGTATTGGGCTCAGGACAGGGGGGAGATTTGACAGTGGATGCCACTGAATCTGTGCGAGTGGTTGGTGCGCCTGATGCCCCCAGCATCTTGGGAGCCAACGTTTTTCGAGGAGCAACAGGAAAAGGGGGAGATATCAGTATTACCACTGGGGAGTTAATCGTCTCTGATGGAGCATCTGTTTCAACTACGACAGCGGGTGAAGGGGACGGGGGAAATTTGACTGTGGATGCAGACTCTACTGTTCAAGTGATTGGTACCTCAGCTGATGGTCGGTTTGCCAGCAACTTGTCTTCTTCAACTAATCCAGGCTCAAAAGGAAATGCGGGAGAGTTGAATATTACCACTGGGGAGTTAATTGTCAAAGATGGAGCATTTGTTTCAACTAGCACTTCGGGTGAAGGGGACGGGGGAAATTTGACTGTGGATGCGGACTCTACTGTTGAACTTAGCAGCGACTTGTTGGCTCAAGCTAATGCAGGTTCAAAAGGAAATGGGGGAGATATAAGTATTACCACTGACCAGTTAATTGTCAAAGATGGAGCATTTGTTTCAACTACGACACGGGGTGAAGGGGACGCGGGAAATGTGACAGTGGATGCCTCCTCTACGGTTCAATTGATAGGTACCTCAGCCGATGGTCAGTTTGCCAGCAGCTTTTTGACTCAAACTCTAGGGAAAGGGAAAGCGGGAGATGTCAGTATTACTACTGGGGAGTTAATTGTCAAAGATGGAGCAAGAGTTTCAGCTAGCACTTTTGGTGAAGGGGACGGGGGGGACATTAATGTCAATGCTTCCTCTACTGTTGAACTTAGCAGCGACTTGTTGGCTCAAGCTAATGAAGGTTCAAAAGGAAATGGGGGAGATATAAGTATTACCACTGACCAGTTAATTGTCAAAGATGGAGGAGAAGTTAATACTATCTCTGTTGGTGAAGGAAATGCCGGAAATTTGACAGTGAATGCGGACTCTACAGTTCAACTGATAGGTACCTCAGCCGATGGTCAAATTCCCAGCGGCTTGTCTTCTCAAACTCAAGGGAAAGGTAATGCCGGAAATTTGAGTATTACCACTGGGGAGTTAATCGTCTCTGATGGAGCACAAGTTTCAGCTAGCACTTTTGGTGAAGGGAATGGGGGCAATTTGACTGTAGATGCGGACTCTACGGTTCAAGTCATCGGTACCTCAGCCGATGGTCAAATTTCCAGTGGCTTGTTTACTCAAACTAATCGAGGCTCAAAAGGAAATGCCGGAAATTTGAGTATTACCACTGGGGAGTTAATCGTCTCTGATGGAGCATTTGTTTCAGCTGAAACTTTTGGTGAAGGGGACGGGGGAGAGTTGAATATTACCACTGGGGAGTTAATCGTCTCTGATGGAGCACAAGTTGGAGCTGCCACTTTGGGTGAAGGGAATGGAGGCAATTTGACTGTAGATGCCGACTCTACGGTTCAAGTCATCGGTACCTCAGCCGATGGTCAAATTCCCAGCGGCTTGTTTACTTCAACTGAAGGGACAGGAAATGCCGGAGATTTGTTGAAAATTACCACTGGCAAGTTAATAATCTCTGATGGAGCAGTTGTTAGTGCTCAAAGCATTCAACCGGGGAGTTCAGCAGGCACGGTAGATATTAATGCCAACTCCATCTTCCTTAACAACGATGGCAGGATCACAGCAGAAACAGCAGGAGGAGAAAAAGGCAATATTATCCTAGAAGCTCGTGACATCCGACTCCTCAACCGAAGCTTGATTCTAACTAATGCCGACAATACTGATGGGGGCAATATCACCATTGATACTGATACCCTAGTCGGTCTGGGAAATAGCGACATCACCGCCAATGCTGAAGAAGGTTCAGGAGGTCGTGTTGAGATTAAAGCCCAAGGCATCTTTGGCTTAGAGTTTCGAGACCGTCCAACTCCAGACAATGACATCACCGCCACCTCCAACCGTGGCCCACTTTTCAACGGTCAAGTCATACTCAACGTCCCACAGCTAGACCCCACCTCAGGCTTAAACGAATTGCCAGGAATCCTGGTCGATGCAGAAGCTATCCTCGCCAATGACCTTTGTGGCTTTGAGAATAATCGGATTGCTGGCGGGAGTTCCTTTTTCATTACCGGAAAAGGCGGTTTACCACCGACTCCAGAAGATCCGGTGATTAATGCCCACAGAACAGTGGGGTGGCGAACTCGTCCTGGCTTAGCCAGCACCAGGAAACAACCATTACACCAGCAACCAAAGGCCAAAAGCCACGAATCGCCTTCAGTCAGACCCCGTCAAGACAAAAAAGTAATTATCGAAGCCCAAGGCTGGGTAATAGCAAAGGATGGCACGATTATTCTGACGGCGCAACCATTTAACGGGACTCCTGTTGATCAGATATTGCCCCATCTTGATTGTCATTCAGGAGCAGGGAGTAGGGAGTAG
- a CDS encoding cyclic nucleotide-binding domain-containing protein has translation MQSLMGETPKTALHRYSLLPTPYSLLPTPYSLLFNFIAMTFTTSPIQEFIASVSPFNQLPTTALEKLSAQLQPVHYHLGETILMREKIPSHVVILYQGQARLLGYDPRTKKEVTVQKLSPGAILGWASLAVRQKKPHT, from the coding sequence ATGCAGTCGCTCATGGGGGAAACCCCCAAGACCGCGCTGCATCGCTACTCCCTACTCCCTACTCCCTACTCCCTACTCCCTACTCCCTACTCCCTACTCTTTAATTTTATTGCCATGACTTTTACCACTTCCCCCATCCAAGAATTTATTGCTAGTGTATCTCCTTTTAATCAATTACCAACCACAGCATTAGAAAAACTATCTGCACAATTGCAGCCAGTACACTATCACCTTGGTGAAACAATTTTAATGCGGGAGAAAATACCCTCCCATGTGGTAATTCTCTATCAAGGACAAGCTCGCCTACTGGGTTATGACCCCCGCACAAAGAAGGAGGTAACGGTTCAAAAGCTTTCTCCCGGTGCGATTTTAGGCTGGGCGAGTTTAGCTGTCCGGCAAAAGAAGCCCCACACCTAA
- a CDS encoding RNA-guided endonuclease InsQ/TnpB family protein has product MRAAYQYRLRLTKSQETEVERWLDMLRCQYNYLLADRFNWYEQNRCSINSCPLVCYLPDLRNNPDYFSQKKTLPQLKKDRPWYGVVQSQVLQDCVKRVDLAFKRFLKGDSNGKKSGRPRFKGKNRYKSFTFPSLSKNPIQGNILTLPKFGKVKMIYHRPIPEGFKIKTATITRKADGYYVTLSIQDDTVPDIIPVDGVINPVGIDMGLKSFLVKSDGSEVPIPQYYRKAQKRLKKIQQSVSRSKKGSINRKKAVNRLGKAHKKVADTRKDFHFKTAKELLDNHDLVAHEKLNIKGLAKTKLAKSVLDAGWGQFLSILSVKAENAGLVTKAVNPRNTSQNCSNCGKRVPKKLKDRIHSCPHCGYVADRDVNAAINILNLAVGHPVTSKAYRVTEGIPGVGKKPTL; this is encoded by the coding sequence ATGAGAGCAGCCTATCAATACCGGCTAAGATTGACTAAGTCGCAAGAAACGGAAGTAGAAAGATGGCTGGACATGCTCCGATGTCAATATAACTACTTACTGGCGGACAGGTTTAACTGGTATGAACAAAATCGCTGCTCTATTAACTCTTGTCCTCTTGTTTGTTATTTGCCGGATTTACGAAATAATCCCGACTATTTTTCCCAGAAAAAGACTCTACCTCAACTAAAGAAGGATAGACCTTGGTACGGAGTTGTTCAATCTCAAGTTTTACAAGATTGCGTAAAGAGAGTTGATCTTGCCTTTAAACGATTTCTTAAGGGTGACAGCAACGGAAAGAAAAGTGGGAGACCTCGATTTAAGGGAAAAAACAGATATAAATCGTTTACATTCCCTTCGCTTTCCAAAAATCCAATACAAGGAAATATTTTGACTCTTCCAAAATTCGGGAAAGTCAAAATGATTTATCACAGACCCATTCCAGAAGGTTTTAAGATCAAGACAGCTACTATAACCCGTAAAGCAGATGGGTATTATGTTACGCTGTCGATCCAAGATGATACTGTACCCGACATTATTCCAGTAGATGGTGTAATTAACCCTGTCGGGATAGACATGGGTCTCAAGTCTTTCCTGGTGAAGTCGGATGGTTCAGAAGTCCCTATCCCTCAGTACTATCGGAAAGCTCAAAAGCGTCTAAAGAAAATCCAACAATCTGTCAGTAGATCGAAGAAAGGGAGTATTAACAGGAAAAAGGCTGTTAACAGACTAGGGAAGGCACACAAGAAAGTAGCGGATACAAGGAAAGACTTTCATTTCAAGACCGCCAAGGAGTTACTAGACAATCACGATCTAGTTGCCCATGAAAAGCTAAATATTAAAGGTCTAGCTAAAACTAAACTAGCTAAATCTGTGTTAGACGCTGGATGGGGACAATTTCTGTCTATATTGTCAGTCAAAGCCGAAAATGCTGGACTGGTAACAAAAGCAGTAAATCCCAGAAATACAAGCCAGAACTGTTCTAACTGCGGGAAAAGAGTACCGAAGAAACTAAAAGACCGCATCCACTCTTGTCCTCATTGTGGTTATGTAGCTGACAGAGATGTAAATGCGGCGATCAATATATTGAATTTGGCGGTGGGGCATCCCGTCACAAGTAAAGCTTACCGAGTAACCGAAGGGATACCTGGTGTTGGTAAGAAGCCCACACTGTAA